The genomic DNA tgttgtaaatatatatattcagactttataataaatataaatattataaatataacaataatataataataacactaaatataataataaaaataattaatataataaaaatactaaatataataaaaatactaaatataataataataatactaaatataataataataagtataaatataataacaataaatataataataaatataataataataattataaatataataataataaatataattataataataaatataataattataataataaatataataataaataatgtgatTAAAGACTCAAAGTGAaactttcagtgtttttctgtttcagtgtttttagcAGCAGAGATGTCCGTCGTCACTCAGCCCCGTAGTGAGGCGGGCGGCGGCGTGGCAGCTCACCTTCAATGCCACTTGTGTGGTCATTTCTCTAAAAGCCACACCCATCAGCTGTCTCACATGGCGGCCTCTCATCCCGCCTCCTTGGACAACGTCTGCGTTGGTCGCCTCGGCAACATCCTGATGTACCAGAGCACGGCACGGCTGTTCCACTGCTCCGACTGTTTCCTCACCAGCAGAGACTTCAACAAGCTGTACCAACACCTCATCACCAAACACTGCATGGacgagagggaggggggagggggggacgagaaggaggggggaggagccagGAGGGAGAGCGTGGAGGTGAAGACAGAAGACGAGCCGGAGGAGGAAGTAAAAGAAGTTGTTAAAgtaaagaggagcagagaggaggaggagggacatgATGAAGGCTCCGCCCCTCAGAAGGCGGTGTCACTGAAAGCAGAGGGGGAGGGACATGATGAAGGCTCCGCCCCTCAGAAGGCAGTGTCACTGAAagcagagggggagggagaTGAAAGCGTGCTGGTGTTCGATGGTGCCGGGTACCGCTGTCTGATCTGTAACTGGAGGAGCAGTAAGAAAGGACCGGGCATCAACCACGTGGTGCGGAAACACGACATCCCCAGAGCCTACGCCAACCAGTCGCTCCGCCTGCACACAGACCCCGCCCTCAAACAGGCGCATGGCGGcggggcggaggaggaggatggcGTGGTCGGTCTGACCGGAGAGAtgctgaaggaggagatggaggcgACGGCCCGAGTGGTGCGTTTCATCTCCAGTCGCTTCGTGTGTTTGATCTGCGGCTGGAAGACGAAACTCAAAGGTAAAACTCCCGTTCTTTAATgttgttcacttcctgtttcttgtGGGTTAACGCCGCCCTCTGCACGTCCTTACAGGTTTCGCCATCAGCCACGTGGAGCGCAGCCACAACGTGGAGCGCCCGTACCGCTGTAAAGACTGTAAACGCTCCTTCTTCCTGCCCAGCCGGATGCAGCAGCACGTCAGCACCGCCCACCGGCCCGGGCGCTACGCCTGCCCCTTCTGCTGCTTCAGGTCGCAGTTCCTGGGAGGATTCAGGAGACACTGCAGCCGCTGCAACGCccgagaggagggggcgggggagggggggggaggaggaggaggagcagggggggagggcgaggaggaggggaacgaggaggaggaggaagtgaaggagacgaggaagaggaggagagtagTGAAGGTgatgaaggaggaagaggaggaggaggaggactgaaagctgtgctgtgattggttaataaaaccacttcctgtttttaaatcttctgctgtgtttttctgaatgtcgtgtgtgtttgtgttttcaataaaatatctttaaacaCGTGACGACTGGTTGACATGCAGAACGCCGTCTGATGGCgtgacaggaaacaggaagtctgcTGGAAGGAAACGGTGATTTATTCAGCCGAAAAACTTACAAAACAAATCCACCAATCACACGAGAGAGTGATGACACGCCCTCGTCACGAGAAGACAGAAAGATGATTAACACAAAGCACCAAAAGATGAAACACTCTGAGTCTCGGCGTCCCATTGGTCGAGCAGAGTGATGTCACAACCCAAACAGAAGCTTCTTCAATCAGCAGCATCAGCTGACCTCGTCTAAACATTCACCTGGAAACAGATCGAAGGTTCTTTAATCAAAGTCATATTTGGCACGGTGAGAAGTGACGCCGCaacatcaaccaatcagaagagagaagATCAATCGTGTTGGCTCTTTAACAAACATGGCCGACACATCTaaagccccgtgtccacctagaaAAGTGCCGCTGTGTGTCCCTccgtctccatggcaacagtctgttgataacGCCTGCTGTATGAGCGACGCTGCTCCGatactttttacatttcagatgcGGAGCGTTAGTCAAACGTTTAGAAAAGAGCGCCGCTGACATCAtgagcgcctttctgaaaagttgactctgacgctggcgctcagaaagactgcgccaggtggacacgggggcCTGAGACAGCGTGCAGGGGTTCCTTAAATGACCCGACATCCGCTGTCCAggacttctgtttgtgttgccatggtaacaacaGGGATGGATATCGATCTAGGTAAGGTAAACAAAGAGACCACGTAACCACGGCAACTCTgaggtaaagaagaagaaagaatgtTCTCTTCAAAGCGTCCTGACGGGCGCCGTCTAGCAGCACGCCGCCTGCTGTTTAAAGAAGCAGAGCGTTCAGAGCGACCACAGCTCCGCCTCTCCTCCAAATCAAACATGGTCACTCtatcatgatgacatcatcgccGCGCTCACTTTTTAAGTTCATccctttgattgacagctggaaGTCCACGTGACCTTGTCTGTGTACGGCTCTGGTTACATTTCCCAGAATCCCCGGCTGCCTGTCAATCACTCAGGTCCTCCCAGAAGTCTTTGTGTCAGAAATCAGACCtgagtgattgacagctgagtTTGGTTTCCTTGACAACGCTGCAGTGCGGGTGGTTAAAGGGGGGTCAGATGTGTCGAGGGCACCACGCTCCCTCCAAGGCCGCCATGTTGATTCCTCTCAGGTTGCCGAAGTCATCGCCGTCATtaccgtcatcatcatcatcgtctctTTGGTCGCCGTCGTCTCCGTCACCGTCGTCTTCTCCGTTGTCTGCGTTGTCTCTGTCGCTGCCTCTCTCGCCGTACTCACCGAACTCGCAGTCAGCATCGGGGAAAGGCGTTTCGGCGTACGGTTCCCTCAGCTGGAGACGCAGTCAGACACAAGAGCAGGTTTCAACGTGGAGCTCGACCAATCAGAAGAAG from Labrus mixtus chromosome 24, fLabMix1.1, whole genome shotgun sequence includes the following:
- the LOC132959327 gene encoding zinc finger and BTB domain-containing protein 17-like, giving the protein MSVVTQPRSEAGGGVAAHLQCHLCGHFSKSHTHQLSHMAASHPASLDNVCVGRLGNILMYQSTARLFHCSDCFLTSRDFNKLYQHLITKHCMDEREGGGGDEKEGGGARRESVEVKTEDEPEEEVKEVVKVKRSREEEEGHDEGSAPQKAVSLKAEGEGHDEGSAPQKAVSLKAEGEGDESVLVFDGAGYRCLICNWRSSKKGPGINHVVRKHDIPRAYANQSLRLHTDPALKQAHGGGAEEEDGVVGLTGEMLKEEMEATARVVRFISSRFVCLICGWKTKLKGFAISHVERSHNVERPYRCKDCKRSFFLPSRMQQHVSTAHRPGRYACPFCCFRSQFLGGFRRHCSRCNAREEGAGEGGGGGGGAGGEGEEEGNEEEEEVKETRKRRRVVKVMKEEEEEEED